ATACGCTTCTTCATGCATTTGTAACTGACCCCCTAACAATCACCTTTTTGGTTATTtccagttgtttttgttttacaaaataacACCAGAATACGCTTTCTTGTGCATTCATCTTTGTGGACTTAAAAGTTTTGGgttttcttgacattttaatttttgcttttaacaTCTCTCATGTTGGTCTTGAGCACAGAGCCAGCCCAGGGCAGTGTTGTTGCATGTTGCATGGGATGAAGGGCTGAAGGCTGCTTACTATTGCAAGCTGGCTTCTGAGATTGCAccttctcttcctgctcctcctccaacTCAATGACCCCCTAAGGCATGAAGGTGGCTGGGCGAGGGTCTGACTGGTCCAACCAGAAGGGGGGCGGGGACTTCAGCTAGACAGGCTCCAGGTTGTGCATCAGGATTGCTTGACAACCTCCCAGCCCTCTCTGCACCAAGGTACTTCTGGAAACCACAGTCATTTCCTCATTCTTCTTCCACCTGCCATTAATCTAGCCATCATCTGTCAATCATGCACCATCCATTCATGGATCCATTCATCAGTCCACCAATACCTTCAGCTCTCTCCATTTGTACACTCATTATCTACTCAGATTTTACCTATCCATCCACAAATCCATACCTCTATCTTTCCATCCATTCCTCACTCCATCTACCACCCAtctatccctccatccctccacccatccaaatatctatccatctacctaCCCATCCACCACCAGACACCCATTTACCCACTCACCTACCCATCTATTCATCCACCCATATACTCACCCTCCTACCTAGCCATACACCCCTCCATCCATGTGtccatttctttaaataaaaaaatttttttcaaattgatttcaaagaagaagacagagggagagaaggatagaaacatcaatgataagcgAGAATctttgactggctgccttctgcacaccccctactgggaatcaagcccgaaacccgggcatgtgcccttgaccggaatcaaacccaggacccttcagtccgaaggccgacgctctattcactgagctgaACTGGCGAGggtgtccattttttttttggtattgatcCGTTCATAAATCCATCAACTTCATTTACGCATCCATTCTTTCATCCAACCTTCCATCCATCCCCCGAACCGATCTaccattcattcacccacagatTTACCTATTCAGTATTAAGTCATGCATTCATCTATCCATTCGACTTCCAATcctctcactcactcatttattagTCAAGTTAGTCACTCACCCAACACCTACCCATTCTTATCCTGAAACCAGACTCTATGACTGAGATGGGGACACAGAAGTGACTCAGACCTGTTTCTTGCCCTCTAGGAATTGATAGTCATTTGTGAGAGGGAAAtaacaatcacacacacacacacacacacacacaggaagttCCCAAAATAGTGTGTGATCAGTGTTGTACTCACAGTATGTGCCAGAAACAGGTGGCCAGGAGGCCAGGATAGAGAGGGCTGCAATGGGCAGGAGAAAGATTACAAGGTACCAGGTACAGGATCTAGGTCCCGGGACAAGTACTTGCTCCAGCCAGGACCCCTCTTGTCTGCACAACTCctctctctgactccctccctgccaccccacaGGCAGAGTTGatccacctaggaaccaagaCAATGCCACAAGCAACACAGTTACAGTTTTCACTTAGTGGGCAGAGCTCCGACCAGCCCACCCCCAATTACCAAGACAAGGCAGGGACACCTGTATCCAGGGAGACCCTCCCGCAACAGCCTGACAAGGGCAAGATTCCACGCCTCCGGCAAGTGGTCGAAAGCAAGGCCTTCAGGAACATCCTGGTGGACGAGATGGACATGATGCAGTCTCGCGCAGCCACCCTCATCCAAGCCAACTGGAGGGGCCACCAGCTCCGGCAGAAGCTGATCACCCAGATGTTGACGGCGAAAGGCGTCCAGGCGGCCTGGCGGCGCTTCAAAACCAGGCGCCGCCTCGGGGCGGAGAAAAAAACGAGTGTGGACGAGGAGAACATCCCTTACCACCCCCCTCAGCAGGTGCGGTTCCACCCTTCAGAAGAAGGCAGGTATCTTCCGGCCCCACCTGTCATGGTGAATAAGGAGACCCAGTTCCCTTCTGACGACAGCTTGGCTGCCTGTGCCCACGagctggccctgctgcagcccgCAGGTGTCCCACCGCCCGGCATGCCAGCTCCTTGTGCCACCGGAGGCCCTAGCGTCACTTTCGTGCCACACCAGACTGTTTCCATCAGACTTCCGTGTCCAGTGAGTCTGAGTGCCAAGTACCACCCGTGTCTGCTAACAAGAACCATCAGAAGTACCAGCCTTCTCCACTTAGAAGGGGACATGACGAACACCAAGCCAGCGACTGCCAGAGCCAGCAAGGCAGGAGCCCTAGGACCACCATGTGGAAGGATTGCCCAGACACTTCATGGCCCCCCCAAGgcccagacccaggcccaggTGGAAGCAGAGGTCCTCAGAGCCCCACCCCAGACAGGCCCACCGTCTGTGATGACCAAGACTCCACTCAAGTCGTGCTTGGCATCCATGATGAACAAATCCATACCCCAGCCAAGCCCAACACCCACGGTAACAACAGCCAAGACCCCACCTCAGCTGGACTCAGCAGTCCCCGTGGCCAAGACCACACTCCAGTCATGCCTGGCAGCAATCTTGAACAAGATCCCAACCCAGCCGTGCCCGATACCCACAATGATAACGAGCACCCCACCCCAGCCGTGCCTGGCAGCCCCGGTGACCAAGACCCCAGCTCAGATGCGACCAACAGTCTTGGTGACCAGCACGGCACCCCAGACACAACCGGCTGCCATGACCTCCATTTTCAAGCCCCCAACACAGACCTGCCCAATTCCTGTGATGACCAAGACCCTGCCCCAGGTCCACCCCACCGCCACGATGTCCAAGTCCCTACTGCACACATGTCCAGTGGCAACGACAGCCAAGACCCCATCTCAGATGCTCCCAGGAGCCTCAATGACCAAGACCGCTACCCAGACACGTATGGCAGCCATGATCGCCAAGACGCCAGCCCAGTTACGCTCAGTGGCCACCGTCCTCAGGAGCCtgtgcctgcctcctcctgcagatGGAAATCCGAAAGCTTCACCTCCAGCAGCTGTGGAGGACGGGATTCCCAATGCCTCGTCACAAACAAACCTAAACGGACCAAGCGCCAAGGCTGTGGTGAGCGGGAGCCAGGTGGCAGGCACGGTCAACGTCTCGTCCCATTCACACTTGACGGAGGGAAAGGTGAAATGCTGGCCCCCAGCGCATctgggggctggggctcccaAGGCTCCAGCGAGGCCTTTTTCAGAAGCCGAGAAAATCAGGGCCTTCTCCCAGAAACAGGTGAGAATAGCAGCCATGTCTAACACCAGCGTGGCCGAAGACAGGAGCACGGTCTGGTCGAAGGCCCGCCTGAAAACAGATGTCATGAAGGTTCAGTCCCACGTGGGTGTGCCTGTAGAAATGGCTGTGGTTCTGCCCCAAGCacacctgggcacatgcccagccaAGCCCCTGCCCCGAGCACAGAAGGCCACCTGTTCAACCACAGCCTCGCCCCAGAGACATATGCTTGCAAAGCCGACGAGAGCCCCGCCCCAGGCAAATATCGTCCGGTGTCTGTCCAAGCCCCCATCCCAGGCACACCCACCTGCCAAGCTAACTATGGCCCCGTCCCTGGCCCATCCGGGCACGTGTCCGACCAAGACGCAGTCCCAGGCACATCTGACCACAGAAGTGATAAAGGTCCAGTCTCAAGCACATCTGCCTGCGAGGCTGACCAAGGCCCAGTCCCAAGCCCAGCTGGTCAGAGAAACAGCCAA
The sequence above is a segment of the Myotis daubentonii chromosome 5, mMyoDau2.1, whole genome shotgun sequence genome. Coding sequences within it:
- the IQCN gene encoding IQ domain-containing protein N translates to MPQATQLQFSLSGQSSDQPTPNYQDKAGTPVSRETLPQQPDKGKIPRLRQVVESKAFRNILVDEMDMMQSRAATLIQANWRGHQLRQKLITQMLTAKGVQAAWRRFKTRRRLGAEKKTSVDEENIPYHPPQQVRFHPSEEGRYLPAPPVMVNKETQFPSDDSLAACAHELALLQPAGVPPPGMPAPCATGGPSVTFVPHQTVSIRLPCPVSLSAKYHPCLLTRTIRSTSLLHLEGDMTNTKPATARASKAGALGPPCGRIAQTLHGPPKAQTQAQVEAEVLRAPPQTGPPSVMTKTPLKSCLASMMNKSIPQPSPTPTVTTAKTPPQLDSAVPVAKTTLQSCLAAILNKIPTQPCPIPTMITSTPPQPCLAAPVTKTPAQMRPTVLVTSTAPQTQPAAMTSIFKPPTQTCPIPVMTKTLPQVHPTATMSKSLLHTCPVATTAKTPSQMLPGASMTKTATQTRMAAMIAKTPAQLRSVATVLRSLCLPPPADGNPKASPPAAVEDGIPNASSQTNLNGPSAKAVVSGSQVAGTVNVSSHSHLTEGKVKCWPPAHLGAGAPKAPARPFSEAEKIRAFSQKQVRIAAMSNTSVAEDRSTVWSKARLKTDVMKVQSHVGVPVEMAVVLPQAHLGTCPAKPLPRAQKATCSTTASPQRHMLAKPTRAPPQANIVRCLSKPPSQAHPPAKLTMAPSLAHPGTCPTKTQSQAHLTTEVIKVQSQAHLPARLTKAQSQAQLVRETAKCLYAAHQAAELSSKTRSQPLLAGFKASTQPIQHAGCLGTLSRAKPEDRLTQLPAHSCAQSKATKGPCQGTSKAPSMLVPLLASTGPSTCDVESWGDSRATLAPPPATSPAAPCQEELGAAQLASLCAELATVLGSQEDIRALLEKALPQGEVRAALNQALSKEILGTTMAKALPQGMLGTALGKALSWGELGTALSCALSRGELQAELTKAIQGRLVDVLCKVLTGEDRAALSQAVCQGELGTVLSQSLSQAALLTGLVLPKATSKTLGSGMMVTPVPVEVDSRESRSTARGPTMGCVRPQLSKGPVDAGVAGGQTWNSAIPGAAIGPMEGAKTPCGAWKPARCDVPWATTGREVLVDPRQCGELVTSVQTVEKIIVQAVVVIQACARGYLVRRTIKVWHRWAVVIQAAWRGYCVRRNLAQLLKAATVIQATWRGYSIRRNRNRAQQVLLPRTWAEMSGRTTSTSDHRCFQACQPGDCTLCQSLRPRLGTPPSAVMLMGSSPRTCHMCGHTQPTRVVQGTGRGTTGQAGRLWDQDTQLSPQGPQQPRGQNKAATVIQSMWRGVQARRRLMEKQAAAKRLQSNWRGHYTRSSLTTDALLRPAAWDNPQNTQWPGV